TAGCTTCTTCCTCAGTCAATACATGTCGAGCCCAAGGTTGAAGGAATCGAAGATCTATCACAGTTCGTCGTCTTTCCCCACCTAGGAGGTTTTGGTAATATGTGACAAACTCATTGATTACTTCTTCTGGTTCAGAATGGGTGAttccatgatcatcattgataTGTAAAATCCTTTTCGCcgatctcctttgagcaatcttatGGAAGAATACccgggagcattggtcacctcctttcatccactgcattttcgCTCGTTGTTGTAGCATTGTTTGTTCATTTTTGGCTGCCTTGGTCAAGACAAGCCGGCAGCAGTGTTCCAATTGTATGTATAGTTCGTCACGTCTATTCGAGCTAACAAGTATCTGTGCTGCTTCTAGAAATCCTTTAGCCAGTTGCACATTGTGAGATAGGTCCtcccttattcctcctttgTTCTCGAAAGACCGATTTCAGTGCTTTGAGCTTCCATGTTACAGAATACATAGGTGTTCCAATAATGTTGTGCTGCCATATAGTCTGCACACTGGCAATAAACTTAGGTGAATGGGCgaggtaattatcgaatcggaacatacctccaaatCGCTGTTGTCTATCCCCATTAAGCACCATCGGTGAGTGGTCTGAGGTGCGTGGGGTGAGGGTAGAATAACTTGCACTCGGGAACcgagccatccatctatcatttatcATCATACGGTCCAGTCTTTTCCACAGGTTCCGTGGTGTCGCGCTGTGGTTATGCCACGTGAACCATTCACCCTGCATGGGTAGTGGGAGTAATCCTGCATTCTCAATACAAGCATTAAAATCGTCCATAGCTATCTGAATATCTCCGGAAGTGCCACACACTTCACTTAGATCTCGCactgcattaaaatcccctccaaCCAACCATGGGATGTCGACACATTGGGTAGCCTTAGTCTCCAGGGTTCCCCAAAGCGCCCTTCTATCAGCCACTTCATTAGCTCCATAAACAACAGTGACAGCAATCAACGCATGAGGTGCACGAATAGTAACATGGCAGTGGATAAATTGAGTaccacattcaaccacatctacatcaacaaaattatcGTCCCAGGCAATCCAAACTCGATTACCCGATGATCCATAATCCgtaaaccatttccatttaGGCATCAAGATAGATTGAATACGAAATGCATTATTTCCACGAACTCTAGTTTCAAGAAGTCCAAGAAATTGTAACCTGAATTCAGCAACGATGTCTTTGACTGCTAACTGATGATCGcgtttgttcaggccacgtacattccatattgctgcattcaacatggatcaccacATAAGGGGCTGCTATGATTAGGACCCCGTGACATctcatctgcatcatcaagtAAGTGTAGAGCATTAAACGTATTATATACAACAAGCTCCTTACCCTTATCCTCCCGACTCGACCTCACAGCACCACCACTAGGGGATTCACGCCCATTTCTCTGCTTATCCACCCCTCGGGCGGGTGGTATTATCTCCTGATCGTGAACTGGTGGCGGCCTCCCAAGTCCCATTTTAGGAATGTAAACGGCGACTGGTGGTTTAATTGGTTTGGATGGTTTATTGAGAGCACAATCCTTGGCCGCATGGCCTAGCGTCATACAACTGGTACATTTGGGGGGTATCCACTCATATTCCACGTCAATTTTGCACGGTGTCTCTCCTCCTTCCTCGTCAGgcgtcataattataatatgtttatgtaatttcgaGCTTACATCCAAcatcacacatacacgagcgaagtccagtctcgtgcatgccctcgtaATCGCATCTGGATAGAGGGGTTTGCCAATACCGCTGGCCACTGTACTGAGGCCCGCCTCAGTCCATAATTCTACAGGTAAGtgtctcaattttatccaaacaggGACCTGTGAATGCTTTAATTTCCTCATCACCATTCCTGGTTCCCATTTCTGCAGaacaattggttgtccttgaaaCAACCACGGCCCAccttcaattgcttcttccatatatgcAATAGtcttgaattggaagaagaaaataccGTTCGTTGTGGCTTTCACCTCCCGCAGTCCAGGCCAAGCGGAAAAGGCAAATTCTttaacatgataaaaatacggtcgttttccaagaaaataacCAACTGCAGTGGTCTTCCATTTCGTTGATCCATTTCGAAATCTTCTATCGTAGGTCGAACAaccacttcaccattttgtattGTGGGAGGTATATAAGAGAGAGTTCTCCgagatgaattattgaaaGCGTCTGCAATTTGGATGTTGGTATATAAGAGAGAGTTCTCCgagatgaattattgaaaGCGTCTGCAATTTTGTCATCAACATCCACATTCAAAGTTGTATTCAATGGAATATTGCCCACAAACAAACCCTTAGGAAAGGAACGTTCTTGTGTAGGGAGAGCactaatttttcccacattgCTTATGTCATGTCGTACATCAGCAGTTGCATCAACGCTTGTGTCATTACCTGCATCATCGCATAGGTCATCGATTGCATCAGCAGCTGTGTCATGTTCCAggtcagcagtgatgtcatcaaTTGTGTCATGGCTCAAGTCAGCAATGACGTCAGCAGCAGCGTCATGCTCCATGTCAGCAGAATCCGGCGATTTTTGAGTTCTCGCCGGCCGCACTTCGTTCTCGGTATTCACCGGCCGGAATTCCTTTAGAGCAGTCAAAAAATTACCAGAGACAGGTCCTGTATTTCTACCCATCGTTTCTGTCAAAATCCGGTCAGAATGGTCGTCGAAAAATCGTGTTACCGGCAGATTCTCGCCGGGAGTGGCGATGCGAAGAGCAGATCCTAAAGCAGACGTTCTTTCCAATGCTGTAGACGGTATGAGGCTTCTCCAAGCATGCCTTGTAGGTTTGCGCATCTGAAATTCCGTCCGAACAGCCATGGACGCCAGAAAAACTTTTGGAATCGTTTCAGGTCCAAAACGGGTTTCCCATTTGTTCTTCAATTCATTCAGTGCTGCACGACTAACCTCATCACCCTCATCAATGATTGTGTAAGCAAGTCGTAGGAATTCTTGTAGATTAAATGGTGGAATCGGCACACCCCCACGACCGGCGCTAGGGTTTGCGCCGCCAAACCCTAATTGAGGGTTGCGCTCAAGGTCTCCTTCTTTATCGATCAAGAttgcttcttttctcaacAATCCTTCATCTCCAACCTCTGCAAAGCCGGTAGTACGTGCATTGGTCGCCAAAGATACCGGCGACGTTACATATTCGTCCGGCGACTTTTCGTTTTCTGTGTAAAACACCTCTCCTCCCCGCGGCTGTTCGGTTTCATCAATCGCTTGTGGTTCCAATGGTGCAGCAAACCCAAGCAATTTCGATGCCGAAACAGCGGCCTTTTCCATGTCCAATGGTGCAGCAAACCCGAGCAATTGCGGCGCCGAAACAGCCGCCTTTTCCATGTCCGAGGGCGCGGCAAACCCTAGTAATTGCAGCGCCGAAACAACCGCTTTTTCCATCTCCAAGCCTCCTCTTTTCCCATGCGCAATTAATGTTGATGTCTCCCCAATCATCGGTTCCGATTCGTTCGCCTGAAAGTCGCCGGTGAAAGGCGCGGGTTGAATTTCCGTATCGTCGTCAATCTCTAAAAGCCGGGAGTTTTTTTCCAGTTTTTCTACGGCAACTATCCTCGCCATTGCCGGTCACCAATCGTCGGCCTCCCACTTTTTCGACATCCCCGTCACTGGCCGAAGCGTCGCCGTCGTCCTCCTTGTCGCCGGCAGCCATGTGCATGGATAGTGCATTAGTGTGTGTTTGATATGGTTTGCTAGTGTGTGTTTTAGAGAGAagatttttagagagagaatttttgtggtccattgcttttcttttattaaagcaagtttgtttcccttttatactaacttgtagttattattacgcttagcaaatttacaacacaaatggatgggtctagaccaatgattgggtcaacttttgttgaattctaagaacgttcaaaagttagctgttttgcacggttttattaaaacaagtttgtttcccttttatactaacttgtagttattactacgcttggAAAAtgtaacacacaaactcttgggtctagaccaacgattgggtcaacttttgttgaattctgagaacgttcaaaagttagctgttttgcacggttttatgaaagcaagtttgtttcccttttatgctaacttgtagttattattacgcttagcaaatttacaacagaaatgcttgggtctagaccaatgtttgggtcaagtttcgtcgaattctcaattatgagaatgctcaaaatttagctgttttgcacggtttattaaaacaagtttgtttcccttttatactaacttgtagttattattacgtttagaaaattaaccacactAATGTttgggactagaccaacgtttgggactggtttcgtcgaattctgagaacgttcaaaatttagctgttttgcacggttttatgaaagcaagtttgtttcccttttatgctaacttgtagttattattacgcttagcaaatttacaacagaaatgcttgggtctagaccaatgtttgggtcaagtttcgtcgaattctgaaaacgttcaaaatttcgctgttttgcacgattttattaaagcaagtttgtttcgcttttatactaacttgtagttagtgttacccttagcaaatttacaacacaaatggatgggtctggacctgcaattgggtcaagtttcgttgaattatgagaacggtaaaaagttagctgttttgcacggttttattaaataagtttgtttcccttttatactaacttgtagttattattacgcttagaaaatttaacacacaaactcttgggtctagacctatgtttgagtcaagtttcgtcgaattctgagaatgctcaaaatttagcggttttgcacggttttagtaaaacaagtttgtttcccttttataccaacttgtagttattattacgcttagcaaatttacaacacaaatgcttgggtttagaccaacgtttgggtcaagtttcgtcgaattctgaaaacgttcgaaatttaactgttttgcacggttttattaaacaaagtttgttttaccttttaaactaacttgtaattattattacgcttagtaaatttactacacaaatgcttgggtctagaccaacgtttgggtcaagtttcgtcgaattttgagaacgttcaaaatttagctattttgcacggttttattaaagcaagtttgtttcccttttatactaacttgtagttattattacgcttagcatatttacaacacaaatggatgggtctagacctgcgattgggtcaagtttctcgaattctgagaacgttcgaaagttagctgttttatacggttttattaaagaaagtttgttttccttttatgctaacttgtagttattagtacgcttagcaaatttacaacacaaatgcttgggtctagaccaacgtttgaatcaagtttcgtcaaattctgaaaacgttcaaaatttagctgttttgcacgattttattaaaacaagtttgtttcgctt
This sequence is a window from Sesamum indicum cultivar Zhongzhi No. 13 unplaced genomic scaffold, S_indicum_v1.0 scaffold00271, whole genome shotgun sequence. Protein-coding genes within it:
- the LOC105180007 gene encoding uncharacterized protein LOC105180007 yields the protein MPKWKWFTDYGSSGNRVWIAWDDNFVDVDVVECGTQFIHCHVTIRAPHALIAVTVVYGANEVADRRALWGTLETKATQCVDIPWLVGGDFNAVRDLSEVCGTSGDIQIAMDDFNACIENAGLLPLPMQGEWFTWHNHSATPRNLWKRLDRMMINDRWMARFPSASYSTLTPRTSDHSPMVLNGDRQQRFGGMFRFDNYLAHSPKFIASVQTIWQHNIIGTPMYSVTWKLKALKSVFREQRRNKGGPISQCATG